A portion of the Nitrospira sp. genome contains these proteins:
- the ftsA gene encoding cell division protein FtsA, whose amino-acid sequence MAKRDQILVGLDIGTTKICAIVSEIMDDGSLSIIGVGSSPSRGLRKGVVVDIESTVESIKKAVEEAELMAAVQINSVYTGIAGSHISAENCKGVVALKKSEVTRDDVQRAIESARTLAVIPHERRILHVLPREFMVDGQEGVREPLGLSGNRLEVNVHVITGAVTSAQNIIKSVNRAGLDVVDIILQPLASSEAVLGQEERDLGVAMVDLGGGTTDLAIFLDGSIRHSAVLPIGGQNLTKDLAIGLLTSQTEAEKIKVQYGLARTDLVHGHERVEVPSVGDRPARTFSRRDIAEILEPRVDEMFELVRREIARAGYEGMLGAGVVITGGTSLLDGMPDAAEHVLNLPARRGVPGGIGGLRDIVSNPMHATGVGLLMHARRHTEEMAAAGLRSGRPLSRVLDRMKSWMFEFF is encoded by the coding sequence GTGGCGAAGCGGGATCAAATTCTCGTGGGGTTGGACATCGGGACCACGAAGATCTGCGCCATCGTCTCCGAGATCATGGACGATGGGTCGCTCAGCATCATCGGTGTGGGATCGAGCCCTTCCCGCGGTCTCCGCAAAGGCGTGGTGGTGGACATCGAGAGCACGGTGGAATCGATCAAGAAAGCGGTGGAAGAGGCGGAACTCATGGCGGCGGTCCAGATCAACTCCGTCTACACGGGGATCGCGGGCAGCCACATTTCCGCCGAAAATTGCAAGGGCGTGGTGGCGCTGAAGAAATCCGAGGTGACCCGTGACGACGTACAGCGCGCGATCGAAAGCGCCAGAACGCTCGCCGTGATTCCTCACGAACGCCGGATTCTCCACGTACTCCCGAGAGAATTCATGGTGGATGGTCAAGAGGGAGTTCGCGAGCCGCTCGGGCTTTCCGGCAATCGGCTCGAAGTCAACGTGCACGTCATTACGGGAGCGGTCACGTCCGCTCAAAACATCATCAAGAGCGTCAACCGCGCCGGTCTCGACGTCGTGGACATTATTCTGCAACCTCTGGCTTCCAGCGAAGCCGTCCTCGGTCAGGAAGAACGGGATCTCGGTGTGGCCATGGTGGATCTCGGCGGTGGCACGACCGATCTGGCCATCTTCCTCGACGGCAGCATCAGACACTCAGCCGTGCTTCCTATCGGGGGGCAGAATCTCACCAAAGATTTGGCCATCGGCCTGCTGACGTCGCAGACGGAGGCGGAAAAGATCAAGGTCCAGTACGGCCTAGCCCGCACGGATCTCGTTCACGGCCATGAACGTGTGGAAGTACCTTCGGTGGGGGACCGACCGGCCCGAACGTTTTCGCGGCGCGATATCGCGGAGATTCTCGAACCCCGCGTCGACGAAATGTTCGAATTGGTTCGCCGGGAGATTGCTCGGGCGGGCTACGAAGGCATGCTGGGGGCCGGGGTGGTCATTACAGGCGGGACCTCGCTGTTGGACGGGATGCCCGATGCCGCCGAGCATGTCCTCAATCTGCCGGCGCGTCGCGGCGTGCCTGGGGGTATCGGCGGGCTTCGTGACATCGTGAGCAATCCCATGCATGCGACGGGCGTAGGGCTGTTGATGCACGCACGGCGGCACACTGAGGAAATGGCGGCGGCGGGTCTGCGCAGCGGGCGGCCCCTCAGCCGGGTACTGGATCGGATGAAGTCTTGGATGTTTGAGTTCTTTTAA